Proteins from a single region of Amblyomma americanum isolate KBUSLIRL-KWMA chromosome 10, ASM5285725v1, whole genome shotgun sequence:
- the LOC144107627 gene encoding T-cell immunomodulatory protein has translation MIMISIRVIAFVLAAVFLDGASCFRDITADVFGSAQPSVLGAFGDFNSDKLTDLFLASSDFHKVEVWIATGAKPSFEKSDVQCSVPGVITSIMPGDFDGDSIMDVLVTSKESGGKSDVDIQIFWGRLRMGVDCDNSTHITAGWQPLLFDYNNDRVIDILSAKADDANTRTVWTFGPSRIPTPVTLGRGASPLSKPHSNSYVDLNDDMTADLMLTAQSSMEIWYWSGDGKFNGPLKRDYPQDAAVKGQSLFVDVDADGDMEHVMPVCLGSPDCKHSAIMVLNGSHWVPWYESFQDAVNYTWRFHYEEGQPDVAMPVALRTADVDMDGYPDFLAILDGKPPGQKKMVTRATLFLNVRCAGCPFGRNLVPYWNYGALANFDAAKLAAFFDIDEDGHMDILLTNGTLQNGFHTYALRNQFSDDACFIKVLAVSGLCYTDCPQGHLAYGTNQPGPLVRYRIITSSGYPQESCSSQLYQSAHYALQLPYLVFGLGQSPNFVDVLTVAFASNESIEHPSVHHQWTQIIPNSQMVIIPYPPNEPSRWVNKLFVTPGRQVVLTCIALVGTCAFIVLIIGTLHWLEKREDRRMKLQEAHQFHFDAM, from the exons ATGATCATGATTAGCATTCGCGTGATCGCCTTCGTGCTTGCAGCCGTATTTCTCGATGGGGCGTCGTGCTTCCGAGACATAACGGCGGACGTTTTCGGCAGCGCCCAACCGAGCGTTCTCGGCGCTTTCGGGGACTTCAACTCTGACAAGCTGACCGATCTCTTCCTTGCCTCGAGCGACTTCCACAAAGTGGAGGTATGGATCGCGACGGGTGCCAAGCCGTCGTTCGAGAAGTCCGACGTGCAATGCAGCGTGCCGGGCGTGATCACGAGCATCATGCCGGGCGACTTCGACGGTGACTCCATCATGGACGTGCTGGTTACATCCAAGGAGAGCGGCGGCAAGTCCGACGTCGACATACAGATCTTCTGGGGGCGCCTTCGAATGGGCGTGGACTGCGACAACAGCACGCATATCACCGCCGGCTGGCAGCCGTTGCTGTTCGACTACAATAACGACCGCGTCATCGACATTCTGTCCGCTAAAGCGGACGACGCGAACACGAGAACGGTGTGGACCTTCGGCCCGAGTCGGATTCCGACACCCGTGACTCTCGGCCGCGGCGCGAGCCCGCTCTCGAAGCCGCATTCCAACTCGTACGTGGACCTCAACGACGACATGACGGCCGACCTCATGCTCACCGCCCAGTCGTCCATGGAGATCTGGTACTGGAGCGGCGACGGTAAGTTCAACGGCCCTCTCAAGCGCGACTACCCGCAAGACGCCGCAGTCAAGGGTCAGTCCCTCTTCGTCGACGTCGACGCGGACGGTGACATGGAACACGTCATGCCGGTGTGCCTCGGCAGCCCTGATTGCAAGCACTCCGCCATTATGGTGCTGAACGGCAGCCACTGGGTCCCCTGGTACGAGTCGTTCCAGGACGCCGTCAACTACACCTGGAGGTTCCACTACGAAGAGGGCCAGCCGGACGTCGCGATGCCAGTGGCGTTGCGAACCGCTGACGTCGACATGGACGGCTACCCTGACTTCCTGGCGATACTGGACGGCAAGCCGCCCGGACAGAAGAAGATGGTGACCCGGGCTACGCTGTTCCTGAACGTCCGCTGCGCGGGCTGCCCGTTCGGCCGAAACTTGGTCCCTTACTGGAATTACGGGGCCCTGGCGAACTTTGACGCTGCCAAGTTGGCTGCGTTCTTCGACATCGACGAGGATGGCCACATGGACATCTTGCTAACCAATGGAACCTTGCAGAACGGCTTCCACACGTACGCGCTGCGTAACCAGTTCAGCGATGACGCTTGCTTCATCAAGGTTCTCGCTGTGAGCGGCCTTTGCTACACAGACTGCCCGCAAGGGCATCTTGCCTACGGCACGAACCAGCCGGGACCTCTGGTGCGGTACCGCATCATAACATCCAGTGGCTACCCGCAG GAGAGCTGTAGCAGCCAGCTGTACCAGTCGGCACACTATGCACTGCAGCTGCCTTACCTGGTGTTTGGGCTCGGCCAGTCACCAAACTTTGTGGACGTACTCACCGTGGCTTTTGCGAGCAACGAGAGCATTGAGCATCCCAGCGTGCACCATCAATGGACTCAGATCATCCCCAACTCGCAGATGGTGATCATTCCGTACCCGCCCAATGAGCCATCGCGCTGGGTCAACAAGCTGTTTGTCACCCCAGGACGGCAG GTGGTGCTTACGTGTATTGCGCTTGTCGGAACGTGCGCCTTCATCGTGCTAATCATCGGAACTCTGCACTGGCTGGAGAAACGGGAGGACCGTCGAATGAAGCTCCAAGAGGCTCACCAGTTCCACTTTGATGCCATGTGA